The Bacteroides ovatus genomic interval TTTATGAAGATAGATAAATGCGGAGATAAAAATGATCTCTGATTAAGTTGAATATGAATAACGGAATTTTTTCGTAATTTTGCCTTCTCGATATAATAATGGATAGTGATGAAGATGAACCAGATAAATTCCGTATGCGTATATAGCGCTTCCAGTACCAAGATAGATGCTGTTTACTTTCAAGCAGCCGAGACTCTCGGCCGTCTGCTTGCCGAACACCATATCCGTTTGATAAACGGAGCTGGAAGTATCGGTCTGATGTGCTCTGTGGCAGATGCTGTGTTGAAAAATGGCGGTGAAGTGACCGGAGTGATTCCCCGCTTCATGGTGGAACAAAACTGGCATCATACTGGACTGACAGAGCTGATCGAGGTAGAATCCATGCACGAACGCAAACAGAAGATGGCCAATTTGAGTGATGGTATCATCGCTTTGCCGGGTGGATGCGGTACCCTTGAAGAATTGCTGGAAATTATCACTTGGAAACAATTGGGGTTGTATCTCAATCCGATTATAATTCTCAATACAAACAGATTTTTCGATCCATTGCTCGAAATGCTTGAAAAAGCAATCGATGAAAACTTTATGCGACGCCAACACGGTGATATATGGAAAGTGGCGCAGACACCGGAAGAAGCTGTTCAGCTGCTTTATGAGACTCCTGTATGGGATATTTCCATTCGTAAATTTGCAGCGATATGATAGGTGATACACTAAGTTCCCAGAACACGGATACCTTGTCTCTTCTCCAGCAGAAACAGATTAGTCCGGCAAAGGCAGACAGTGATAGCCTGCAGTTGGCCGATCTTCATGCTGTACAAGAGGTTGATTCTGGCTTTGAAGGAACCCCTATCTCCTACTCTCCCCGTACGGATGATGCTATTGCGCTGACATTGCTGGCTTGCTTCTTTCTCTCCTCCATTGCCTTGGCACGTGGAAAGAAATTTCTCTCCCAACAGGTGAAAGACTTTGTATTGCATCGCGAACGGACGAGCATTTTTGATAGCTCTACGGCGGCTGATGTGCGTTATCTCCTTGTGCTTGTATTGCAGACCTGTGTCTTGTCGGGCATCACATTTCTCAATTATTTTCATGATACATGTCCCGCTCTGATGGACCATGTATCCTCTCTCCTTTTGCTGGGTATTTACGTTGGTTTTTGCCTCGCTTATTTCTTACTAAAATGGTTGCTTTATATGTTTCTGGGGTGGACGTTTTTTGATAAAAATAAGACAAATATATGGCTGGAATCGTATTCTGCGCTCATATATTATGTCGGATTTGCCCTTTTTCCGTTCGTTCTTTTCCTGGTTTATTTTGATTTGAGTCTAACGAATTTGGTTATAATTGGGTCTATTATTTTAATTTTCACTAAAATATTGATGTTTTATAAGTGGATAAAGCTTTTTTTTCATCAATTTAGCGGGCTTTTCCTATTAATTTTGTACTTTTGCGCTCTTGAAATAGTACCTTGTCTTTTACTGTATCAGGGTATGATTCAAATGAACAATATTTTGCTAATAAAATTTTAGGACGTTGAAAATTAGAAAAGTACTAGTGTCGCAGCCTAAGCCTGCGTCAGAGAAATCTCCCTATTACGACATAGCTGAAAAGTATGGCGTTAAAATAGATTTCCGGCCCTTTATTAAGGTTGAAAGTCTTTCGGCGAAAGAATTTCGGCAACAGAAAATTTCGATTCTCGACCACACTGCCGTAATATTCACTTCGCGCCATGCTATTGACCATTTTTTCACTTTGTGTACTGAATTGCGCGTGACAATTCCCGAAACTATGAAGTATTTCTGTGTGACGGAAGCTGTTGCATTGTATATTCAAAAATATGTGCAATATCGTAAGCGTAAGATCTTCTTTGGAGCTACTGGAAAGATTGAAGACCTGATTCCTTCCATCGTAAAGCATAAAACGGAGAAGTATCTCGTTCCGATGTCAGACGTACATAATGACGATGTGAAAAACCTGCTCGACAAGAACAGCATTCAGCATACGGAAGCTGTGATGTATCGCACGGTGAGCAACGACTTTACACCGGACGAGGAGTTTGATTATGATATGTTAGTGTTCTTCAGCCCTGCCGGAGTGACTTCTTTGAAGAAGAACTTCCCGGATTTTAATCAGAAAGAGATTAAGATCGGAACGTTCGGATCTACTACCGCACAGGCTGTACGTGACGCAGGTCTCCGTCTGGACCTTGAGGCTCCTACGGTGCAGGCTCCGTCAATGACTGCCGCACT includes:
- a CDS encoding TIGR00730 family Rossman fold protein, whose protein sequence is MNQINSVCVYSASSTKIDAVYFQAAETLGRLLAEHHIRLINGAGSIGLMCSVADAVLKNGGEVTGVIPRFMVEQNWHHTGLTELIEVESMHERKQKMANLSDGIIALPGGCGTLEELLEIITWKQLGLYLNPIIILNTNRFFDPLLEMLEKAIDENFMRRQHGDIWKVAQTPEEAVQLLYETPVWDISIRKFAAI
- a CDS encoding DUF4271 domain-containing protein codes for the protein MIGDTLSSQNTDTLSLLQQKQISPAKADSDSLQLADLHAVQEVDSGFEGTPISYSPRTDDAIALTLLACFFLSSIALARGKKFLSQQVKDFVLHRERTSIFDSSTAADVRYLLVLVLQTCVLSGITFLNYFHDTCPALMDHVSSLLLLGIYVGFCLAYFLLKWLLYMFLGWTFFDKNKTNIWLESYSALIYYVGFALFPFVLFLVYFDLSLTNLVIIGSIILIFTKILMFYKWIKLFFHQFSGLFLLILYFCALEIVPCLLLYQGMIQMNNILLIKF
- a CDS encoding uroporphyrinogen-III synthase → MKIRKVLVSQPKPASEKSPYYDIAEKYGVKIDFRPFIKVESLSAKEFRQQKISILDHTAVIFTSRHAIDHFFTLCTELRVTIPETMKYFCVTEAVALYIQKYVQYRKRKIFFGATGKIEDLIPSIVKHKTEKYLVPMSDVHNDDVKNLLDKNSIQHTEAVMYRTVSNDFTPDEEFDYDMLVFFSPAGVTSLKKNFPDFNQKEIKIGTFGSTTAQAVRDAGLRLDLEAPTVQAPSMTAALDMFIKENNK